A window of the Alphaproteobacteria bacterium genome harbors these coding sequences:
- a CDS encoding TRAP transporter small permease — protein MPDRRHRTDAIARLTDPLLDRAAQAATLVSGVSLVVLIAIFGWLVYGRYVVNETPTWVEQVAMLLIVVIAFLSGAVGVRENSHLSVTALVTALPPRGQRGLRLLADLVMTVFGGILTFQAVGLAAFGWTTLIPLIDLPEGVRALPIAVAGVLIFIFAGVRVLRRLAGVPIGEDRDVDPEVADALASPAERDA, from the coding sequence GTGCCAGACCGTCGCCATCGAACCGATGCCATCGCGCGCCTGACCGACCCGTTGCTCGACCGCGCGGCGCAGGCCGCGACCCTGGTCTCAGGGGTCTCGCTGGTCGTGCTGATCGCGATCTTCGGCTGGCTGGTCTACGGCCGCTACGTGGTGAACGAGACGCCGACCTGGGTCGAGCAGGTCGCGATGCTGCTGATCGTGGTGATCGCCTTCCTGTCCGGCGCGGTCGGCGTGCGCGAGAACAGCCACCTGTCGGTGACCGCGCTGGTGACCGCCCTGCCGCCGCGCGGCCAGCGCGGGCTCCGCCTGCTGGCCGACCTGGTGATGACCGTGTTCGGCGGCATCCTGACGTTCCAGGCGGTCGGGCTGGCCGCGTTCGGCTGGACCACCTTGATCCCGCTGATCGACCTGCCCGAAGGCGTGCGGGCGCTGCCGATCGCGGTTGCCGGGGTGCTGATCTTCATCTTCGCCGGCGTGCGGGTGCTGCGGCGGCTGGCCGGCGTGCCCATCGGCGAGGACCGCGACGTCGACCCCGAGGTGGCCGACGCGCTCGCGTCGCCCGCCGAGCGGGACGCCTGA